From Rutidosis leptorrhynchoides isolate AG116_Rl617_1_P2 chromosome 3, CSIRO_AGI_Rlap_v1, whole genome shotgun sequence, a single genomic window includes:
- the LOC139899106 gene encoding uncharacterized protein, producing the protein MLGLDYSSPIGLNLNLNLIDDFGSLTTQRRWMISAFGGIIMCKLSYEFTGIVTPLFYKGFSKLNKAQKLEWKNRGFSTFHALFVAIASLYFHFISDLFDENAHEELIIKRKSVLSETILGMSSGYFLADMAMIIWTYPTLGGLEYILHHGLSMFAILQSIKSGEGQFYIFMFLFTETTTPFVNLRWYFDVANMKASKLYLWNGVAMFLGWLVARIVLFGFFFYHMYNNIDQVRRVHIATFYGLHTIPPVLAIMNLFWFFKIAKGMIKTLKKKKTHTS; encoded by the exons ATGTTGGGTTTGGATTATAGCTCTCCCATTGGGTTGAATCTGAATTTaaatttgattgatgattttggtaGTTTAACTACCCAAAGAAGATGGATGATTTCAGCTTTTGGAGGCATCATTATGTGTAAACTT TCTTACGAATTTACAGGAATAGTTACACCCTTATTCTACAAAGGTTTTAGTAAACTCAACAAGGCACAAAAGCTTGAATGGAAGAACAG AGGTTTCTCCACCTTTCATGCACTTTTTGTGGCCATTGCTTCTCTTTACTTTCATTTCATTTCAGATCTTTTCGATGAAAATGCCCATGAAGAGTTGATCATCAAGAGAAAGTCTGTTTTATCAGAAACCATACTTGGG ATGTCTTCGGGTTATTTTTTGGCAGACATGGCCATGATTATTTGGACTTATCCAACTTTAGGTGGTCTTGAATAT ATATTGCACCATGGGCTCTCAATGTTCGCAATTCTACAATCCATTAAAAGCGGTGAAGGCcaattttatatttttatgtttcttTTCACAGAGACTACAACGCCGTTTGTCAACTTAAGATG GTATTTTGATGTCGCCAACATGAAAGCTTCAAAGCTTTATTTGTGGAATGGAGTTGCAATGTTTTTAGGATGGTTG GTTGCAAGGATCGTGTTATTTGGCTTCTTTTTCTACCATATGTATAACAACATTGATCAG GTGAGGCGAGTTCATATAGCCACATTTTACGGATTGCATACGATACCGCCGGTTTTGGCAATTATGAATCTGTTTTGGTTCTTCAAAATTGCTAAAGGGATGATAAAGACTCTCAAGAAGAAAAAGACTCATACCAGCTGA